The Planctomycetota bacterium genome has a window encoding:
- a CDS encoding tetratricopeptide repeat protein — protein sequence PAPSGRPAAPPSAGGRPAAPLSAAEEERMEAEALRALGEGDYDRILAVAGEALARGSRKDWPCSFLALAYLAREELDKALEYITRALEIAPGRREYRERRAEIRALRGEAAAALSELEALHGRKAADLNREILRLNAQIEAAPDDAGARILRGAFYLLKRHEARAAEDFTAAIQGGCRRALAWRARVWKDLGDRARAAADARAYLAEFPAGYAAEEMKALLRDVEPN from the coding sequence GCCCGCGCCGTCCGGGCGTCCCGCCGCGCCGCCTTCCGCCGGGGGGCGCCCCGCGGCGCCCCTTTCGGCGGCTGAAGAGGAGCGGATGGAAGCGGAGGCGCTCCGGGCGCTCGGGGAGGGGGACTACGATCGGATCCTGGCGGTCGCCGGGGAGGCGCTGGCGCGCGGCTCCCGGAAAGATTGGCCCTGTTCCTTCCTGGCGCTGGCGTATCTGGCGCGGGAGGAGCTCGACAAGGCGCTGGAGTACATCACGCGGGCGCTCGAGATCGCGCCGGGCCGGCGGGAGTACCGGGAGCGGCGCGCCGAGATCCGGGCGTTGCGGGGGGAAGCGGCGGCGGCCCTGTCGGAGCTGGAGGCGCTTCACGGACGCAAGGCGGCGGACCTCAACCGCGAAATCCTTCGCCTCAACGCGCAGATCGAGGCCGCGCCGGACGATGCGGGGGCTCGGATCCTGAGGGGCGCGTTCTATCTTCTCAAGCGGCATGAGGCGCGCGCGGCGGAGGATTTCACGGCGGCGATCCAGGGGGGATGCCGCCGGGCGCTGGCCTGGCGGGCGCGGGTCTGGAAGGACCTGGGCGATCGAGCCCGGGCCGCGGCCGACGCGCGGGCGTATCTGGCGGAGTTCCCGGCCGGCTATGCGGCCGAGGAGATGAAGGCGCTGCTCCGGGACGTGGAGCCGAACTGA
- a CDS encoding segregation/condensation protein A: protein MPDAAPYKVTLDNYYGPLDLLLHLVKESELDITAVALSRACEQYIRFLTAMERLDIDLSSNFLALASQLLLIKSRTLAPPEAAPAEEGETPPEEEEDASLELIKKLLEYKRFKDRARALDTLAQERAARFGRPRIRLEGETEQEPLRNLELWDLVLLYSKVVKGTRLEAMMSILYRDVPLELFVEKILRSLADRRRATFSELVGDRPDRTQILGTFLALLQLAKAQKVTLEQEVDHGDIRVEAREAPAEAPPPEPAPRPERQPSASP from the coding sequence ATGCCGGACGCCGCGCCGTACAAGGTCACGCTCGACAACTACTACGGCCCGCTCGACCTGCTGCTTCACCTGGTCAAGGAAAGCGAGCTCGACATCACCGCGGTCGCCCTCTCCCGCGCCTGCGAACAGTACATCCGGTTCCTCACCGCCATGGAGCGGCTCGATATCGATCTGTCGAGCAACTTTCTGGCGCTGGCGTCCCAGCTTCTGCTGATCAAGTCCCGCACCCTCGCTCCTCCGGAGGCCGCCCCCGCCGAGGAGGGCGAAACGCCGCCGGAGGAGGAAGAGGACGCCTCGCTCGAGCTCATCAAGAAGCTCCTCGAGTACAAGCGCTTCAAGGACCGCGCCCGGGCGCTCGACACGCTCGCGCAGGAGCGCGCCGCCCGCTTCGGCCGTCCCCGGATCCGTCTCGAAGGCGAAACCGAACAGGAACCGCTGCGGAATCTCGAGCTGTGGGATCTGGTCCTTCTGTATTCCAAAGTCGTCAAGGGCACCCGGCTCGAGGCGATGATGTCGATCCTCTACCGGGACGTGCCCCTGGAGCTCTTCGTCGAAAAGATCCTCCGCAGCCTGGCGGACCGCCGCCGGGCCACCTTCTCCGAGCTCGTCGGGGATCGGCCCGACCGGACCCAGATCCTGGGAACGTTCCTGGCGCTCCTTCAGCTGGCCAAGGCGCAGAAGGTGACCCTGGAGCAGGAGGTCGATCACGGCGACATCCGCGTGGAGGCGCGGGAAGCGCCCGCCGAGGCTCCGCCCCCCGAACCCGCCCCGCGCCCGGAACGCCAGCCGAGCGCTTCGCCGTGA